The proteins below come from a single Triticum aestivum cultivar Chinese Spring chromosome 5D, IWGSC CS RefSeq v2.1, whole genome shotgun sequence genomic window:
- the LOC123125895 gene encoding BTB/POZ and MATH domain-containing protein 1-like — MKTCKTVSTCTPLEEAQGTHVFDILAYSKHKGMGHGVDDLIRSGVFSVGGHDWVIFFFPDGHSEIEGSAYLRDDRLTIEGVITVFNKPHVTETKSFPKIACFQASDMTEHVSKLLEEKQGFDVSFIVEGETIEAHRFVLATRSPVFKAELYGSMQEARPGQCITIMDMQPDVFKALLHFIYTDCLPSREDTEMVRLLLVVADRYPMDRLKLVCQSILCEDLNKDTVAITLALADQHNCHQLKNACLEFIELSNFTSALVATRRLKDIKKTCPSFIVDELEKRTKSRKA; from the exons ATGAAGACGTGCAAGACGGTGTCTACATGCACCCCACTGGAGGAGGCTCAAGGCACGCATGTGTTTGATATCTTGGCTTACAGCAAGCACAAGGGCATGGGCCACGGCGTGGACGACCTCATACGCTCAGGGGTTTTCTCCGTCGGCGGCCACGACTGGGTGATCTTCTTCTTCCCCGACGG GCATAGCGAGATCGAGGGATCCGCGTACCTTAGGGATGATCGATTGACGATCGAAGGCGTCATCACTGTTTTCAACAAGCCACATGTTACCGAAACAAAATCATTCCCTAAAATCGCCTGTTTTCAAGCATCTGACATGACTGAGCATGTTAGCAAGCTACTTGAAGAAAAGCAGGGATTTGATGTCAGCTTCATTGTCGAAGGAGAGACCATTGAAGCCCATAGGTTTGTTCTCGCTACGCGCTCGCCTGTTTTCAAAGCAGAGCTCTATGGGTCGATGCAGGAGGCGAGGCCGGGGCAATGCATAACAATCATGGACATGCAACCTGATGTTTTCAAGGCCCTGCTCCATTTCATCTATACGGACTGTTTGCCTAGCCGTGAGGATACCGAGATGGTCCGGCTTTTACTAGTGGTTGCGGATAGATATCCAATGGACAGGCTCAAGCTGGTTTGCCAAAGCATCCTTTGCGAGGATCTGAACAAGGACACCGTGGCAATCACATTGGCTTTAGCTGATCAACATAACTGCCACCAGCTTAAGAATGCTTGCCTTGAATTTATCGAATTATCAAATTTCACGAGTGCTCTGGTGGCTACACGACGGTTAAAGGATATCAAGAAGACTTGCCCATCTTTCATAGTGGACGAATTGGAGAAGAGAACAAAGAGTCGTAAAGCATGA